The Saccharolobus shibatae B12 genomic interval TCCAGAAAAGGCTGAAATAGAGGCTGAAGGAGATGTCTACTATTTCATATATCCTATAACCTTAAAGACGAAGACAGGGAGGAAAAAGATCTATCTTCATGTTCAATATCTCATGTATGATCAAAATCAATGGGCCGGAATGATAACTGGAGTTAAATGAATTTCTTTCTTCTTACCCTTATTAGGATTAAAATGAAGATCGTTATAATATCTAATACAACACCTATAACCAAAATTGAATTATTGCCTAAACTTTGATACCTTGCTTTGGCGAAATTATTACCAATTGTTGTGATGTAGTTTACGTTACTACCTATAGTGCTATTTATATTTATTATTTGAGAATTAACTAAACTTACATTTAATGCCCTAGAATTGATTAAGGTAACCGAACCATTTTCAACTATTAGATTACGTATTATACTATTAACAAACGTGGCATTATGCCCAACTATTACAGCATTATCTATGAACTCATTGAAGGCTATAGTACCATTGAATACATGTACATAAACATATGGCAAGACAACGAATTGACCGGAAGGTGATATTGGATTTATGGATAAGGTATTAACGTTTAGTGTGGCAGGGAAACTCGTAGGAATCCCATCCGCTGATATCCCTTCCACGTAAACATACCAATAACCAGATATCCCATAAGTAGAATACCCTAAAGAGTTAGAAGAAGATCCGCTGGGGATTTGCAGTTGTCCAATCCAACTGCCGTTAAAGTATGTTAGAGGAACGCTATATTGCAGTTGTAAGTTATCAAACTGGCTAGCAAGATAAGAAGGAACAATAATCGCAGAAAATGAGCCATACTTGACTTCTGTACCGTTAGGATAAGTAATATTAGCTATTACGTAAATCCGTTGATTTTGGTATACGATACTAGTATTAGGTATTATTCTAACCTTAACATTAAGTGAGTAAGGGGACATGTAAATTTGAGTCACACCTATGCCTTCTGCAGTAAAGTTAGAAGCGTTGTAAATTGCCTTAGTTACAACATAATAATATCCCGGCTTCAATTTTGGTAAGGTAATTTGGGTTATATATATTAGTGTATTTTGATAAGTAACTGCATTTACGGGTATGGAGTAAACTTCATCACCGGATACGTTATAGAAACTTACCGTAACGTTGGGAGATCCTATTGCTAAAGCTTCAGCAAGTATGGTAACGTTTTGACCAGGAGAAACTACAACTGGATTTGTAAATATTGGGGGATACACTGCATCAAGAATATATATTCCGCTCACGAATTCATCAAAACCAAATACATTCGGTATTTTAATAAAGTAGACACCACTTATAGTTGTACTTGGTAACTGATATACCCCAGTAAGATAACCCAATTCTACTTGTATACCTAAAACGGAAAGGTTTATCACTGGAGTTCTTTGCAGTTGAACGCTTGAAACAATTGACATCTTGTTGTCTATCTGATCATATTTATATATTATAGCAGTAAGATTCGGAGGGTTCTTCACTAAAGAACCATTAGGATAAATGAGTTGAACTACTATAGGAACGGATTCAGGTTCTGGGAATAATGCAATTGGGGGAAAGATGAATTGAGCTTGATAACCAACAGTAACGTAAGTAGCACCATCTAAATTACCCGCTTTTACTATTACCTCTTGTATACCACTTCCACTTGCAACAAACTCACCAACCCAATAAGTTCCATTAAACGACAATGAGAACTGCTGAACAATAGAACTACCATTATAAACCATCCCAATTACACTTGAAGGTCTTATTCCAGTAATATTAGCAACTATTTTAACGACTTCCCCATCTAAATATGTAATATTATGAACTGCAACAGCGATAGTAGGGGAGTGCATTACTTTAGGTAATAATTGATATAAATAACCAGCATTTATTGACCCTAAACCAGTTACAGGGTTCAGCTCAGAGGAGTTAACATAATATGGCGTATTATATCCAAACCTTATAGGTATTAATGCACTTGTATTTCTTAGCTCATAAAGATAAGGATTTACAAATCCTAGTCTACCATAATCCTGTGTCATTAAGTCAATAATTCCGCTAACTATTGGCGTAGCTAGCGACGTACCTCCAACTAGGTAAGTTTGGTTATAGTAATATAAGATAAAAGCGCCAGTATACGGATTGGCATCAGCTACAACATCAGGAACTAATCTGAAACCACTACCGCCTTGATACCAGGGGGCTGGGAACAGTGTACTATATCCACCAGTAGAAGCCCCTAGAACACTTTCACCGCTCCACGCAGTCTCAATACTCTTATTTCCAGAGATGTAAACAGATGAACCACCTACTGCTAAAACGTAAGGCATTGAAGCTGGAAATATTACGGAACCTTGAGGAGCTAAGAAGTAATTATAACCATTTCCACCTCCATCACCAGACGCAGCCGTGAAAGTAATTCCCTCTACTTCGCCCAGCCAATATTCGTACATTAACGAGTTGACATATGAAAGAGGAATTAGCCCTAAATCTACGTAAAGTTCTGGAATACCAAAACTTTGTGATACGACATTTACCTCATTTTGTTGAACTATATATGCTATAATGGCAGGAAGAGGAATATTTGGATTAGCAACGTATAAAACAATTCCAGCATCGGGAGCTATAATATGTGCATACTCAACATCTAATGAGATCTCCATTGCCCAACCTGTTGTTATACCATCATTAGGATTATAAGCCCCTATGGGAACAACTTTAAAGAATGGAGGATTAGAAATATTGTACTGTTTATCAAATTCTTCTAATTGTTGCTGAATGTACGGATCACCGTAAAAGTCCAATACTCCTATAGCAGTGCCTTTTCCAGTTATATTATGGATATGTAACCAAGTAATGTTATAGGCATTAAGTAATTGACTAGGCGCTAAGGCGTTATATGCTACTGCTTGTGTAGTGTTGTAAAGCGTTGTGGGCTTATTTAGAATTAGTGAAGTAACGTTGGTTCCTATTACAACAGCGTTGGAAATAACTGGCGACCCCGAAAATTCATAGAATTTCTTTCCATTGAATTCATAAACATAGAATTTTCCATTTAGTACTTTTTCTAATTGGGAAACAGTTCCGCTAGCTAATATTACGTTCATATAACTTACTGCAGATATGTTTGATTGCCTTAACTGAGATAAGGTTTTTGATATTTCCTCAGACGGAATGAAAAGCTTCTCAACTTGGCTCTGATTTAATACCACATGTTCTTGAACGTACTGTTGTAAAAGGGGCAAATTATTAGGTGGAAAAATTATAGCTACAGTTAAGTAATAGTTTGGAGATAATGTGGAGATTTGTTGATTATTTACATTGGTTATAGTCAATGGTAGAACGATACCACTTAAGGCTAAAATTATTAAAAATATACTCCAGGTCATTAAAGTAAGATGGTTTCTGAGTGTATATAGTTTTTTCCAAACTGCAAAGGCTATTTAACTCCCCGGTTAAAAACCAAGAATGAGTTGGAAAACCTCACTTCATGGGAACCTTGAAACTGTTGGTGAAAGATCAGAATAAACTACCCTTTAATGCCGAAATGTCAGCAATGATTTTAAATTTCTATAGTAGAGTTAGACTTTGATGCAAAAGATACCAGAAGATGGAGAAGTAATTAAATTTGAAAATGGAAAATGGATTGTACCCAACAAGCCAATAATTCTGTACGTTGAAGGAGATGGAATAGGACCAGAAATAACACAAGCTGCCATGAAGGTCATAGACAAAGCGGTAGAAAAAGCTTATGGATCTAGTAGGGAAATTAAGTGGGTAGAAGCTCTAGCTGGAGACAAGGCGGAAAAACTAACTGGAAATAGATTTCCTAAAGAGACGGAGGAATTGATAGAGAAGTATAGGGTCTTGTTAAAGGGGCCCTTAGAAACGCCAATAGGCAAGGGATGGAAATCTATCAACGTTGCAATCAGATTAATGTTAGACCTTTACGCGAATATAAGACCAGTAAAATACATTCCAGGAATAGAGAGCCCCATTAAGAACGCAGATAAGATTGACATGATAATATTTAGGGAAAATACTGATGATTTATACAGAGGAATAGAGTATCCTTACGATAGTGAACAAGCTAAAAAAATTAGAGAGTTTCTCAAAAAAGAGCTAGGAGTAGATGTAGAAGACGATACTGGAATTGGTATAAAAGTTATCAGCAAGTTTAAGACACAAAGAATTGCAAGAATGGCCATAAAGTACGCTATAGACCATAAACGAAAGAAAGTTACGATAATGCATAAAGGTAACGTAATGAAATACACTGAAGGGGCATTTAGAGAATGGTCATATGAAGTCGCTACAAAAGAGTTCAGAGATTATGTTATTACTGAAGAAGAGATAACAAAGAACTATAATGGAGTACCTCCCTCTGGGAGAGTTATAATAAATGACAGGATAGCTGATAATATGTTCCAACAGATAATTATCAGGCCGGACGAATACGACATAATATTGGCTCCCAACGTAAATGGAGATTACATATCAGATGCAGCAGGAGCATTGGTAGGAAATATTGGAATGTTAGGTGGTGCAAATATAGGTGATACTGGAGGCATGTTTGAGGCGATACATGGTACAGCACCCAAATACGCTGGTAAGAAC includes:
- a CDS encoding S53 family peptidase, translated to MTWSIFLIILALSGIVLPLTITNVNNQQISTLSPNYYLTVAIIFPPNNLPLLQQYVQEHVVLNQSQVEKLFIPSEEISKTLSQLRQSNISAVSYMNVILASGTVSQLEKVLNGKFYVYEFNGKKFYEFSGSPVISNAVVIGTNVTSLILNKPTTLYNTTQAVAYNALAPSQLLNAYNITWLHIHNITGKGTAIGVLDFYGDPYIQQQLEEFDKQYNISNPPFFKVVPIGAYNPNDGITTGWAMEISLDVEYAHIIAPDAGIVLYVANPNIPLPAIIAYIVQQNEVNVVSQSFGIPELYVDLGLIPLSYVNSLMYEYWLGEVEGITFTAASGDGGGNGYNYFLAPQGSVIFPASMPYVLAVGGSSVYISGNKSIETAWSGESVLGASTGGYSTLFPAPWYQGGSGFRLVPDVVADANPYTGAFILYYYNQTYLVGGTSLATPIVSGIIDLMTQDYGRLGFVNPYLYELRNTSALIPIRFGYNTPYYVNSSELNPVTGLGSINAGYLYQLLPKVMHSPTIAVAVHNITYLDGEVVKIVANITGIRPSSVIGMVYNGSSIVQQFSLSFNGTYWVGEFVASGSGIQEVIVKAGNLDGATYVTVGYQAQFIFPPIALFPEPESVPIVVQLIYPNGSLVKNPPNLTAIIYKYDQIDNKMSIVSSVQLQRTPVINLSVLGIQVELGYLTGVYQLPSTTISGVYFIKIPNVFGFDEFVSGIYILDAVYPPIFTNPVVVSPGQNVTILAEALAIGSPNVTVSFYNVSGDEVYSIPVNAVTYQNTLIYITQITLPKLKPGYYYVVTKAIYNASNFTAEGIGVTQIYMSPYSLNVKVRIIPNTSIVYQNQRIYVIANITYPNGTEVKYGSFSAIIVPSYLASQFDNLQLQYSVPLTYFNGSWIGQLQIPSGSSSNSLGYSTYGISGYWYVYVEGISADGIPTSFPATLNVNTLSINPISPSGQFVVLPYVYVHVFNGTIAFNEFIDNAVIVGHNATFVNSIIRNLIVENGSVTLINSRALNVSLVNSQIININSTIGSNVNYITTIGNNFAKARYQSLGNNSILVIGVVLDIITIFILILIRVRRKKFI
- a CDS encoding NADP-dependent isocitrate dehydrogenase, with the translated sequence MQKIPEDGEVIKFENGKWIVPNKPIILYVEGDGIGPEITQAAMKVIDKAVEKAYGSSREIKWVEALAGDKAEKLTGNRFPKETEELIEKYRVLLKGPLETPIGKGWKSINVAIRLMLDLYANIRPVKYIPGIESPIKNADKIDMIIFRENTDDLYRGIEYPYDSEQAKKIREFLKKELGVDVEDDTGIGIKVISKFKTQRIARMAIKYAIDHKRKKVTIMHKGNVMKYTEGAFREWSYEVATKEFRDYVITEEEITKNYNGVPPSGRVIINDRIADNMFQQIIIRPDEYDIILAPNVNGDYISDAAGALVGNIGMLGGANIGDTGGMFEAIHGTAPKYAGKNVANPTGIIKGGELMLRFMGWDKAADLIDSAIMESIKQKKVTQDLARFMGVKALSTTEYTDELISIIDTLS